A genomic region of Pseudomonas abietaniphila contains the following coding sequences:
- a CDS encoding succinylglutamate desuccinylase/aspartoacylase family protein, protein MEHIEHVLPWGSPGIERRLSVFRFGHGPRKAYIQASLHADELPGMRVAVELKKRLGELEKAGRLNATIELVPVANPIGLSQMFQATHQGRFDFASGKNFNRDFPSLGKAVAARVAGRLNENASDNVKVIRAAMHEVLNALAEPKSTLEGLQRHLLTHACDADVVIDLHCDFESILLLYSLPQLWDSLEPLAKRIGAGVALLAEAAGGDSFDEACSTPWLELARQFPEASIPMACIATTVELGGMADTGHVEAEAHADAILGYLGGLEMISGNWPDVPSSSCEATPFAGAQYAYATHAGVVSFLKPLGARVSKGDALFDVFDPITDRHSRVCATTDGVLYARERLRFAQPGLWLAKVAGSEPIRQGRLLTD, encoded by the coding sequence ATGGAACATATTGAGCATGTGCTCCCTTGGGGCAGCCCCGGTATCGAGCGACGCTTGTCGGTTTTTCGGTTCGGTCACGGCCCTCGAAAAGCCTACATTCAGGCATCGCTGCACGCGGATGAACTGCCTGGCATGCGCGTTGCGGTGGAGTTGAAAAAACGCCTGGGCGAGCTGGAGAAAGCAGGTCGGTTGAACGCGACGATCGAGCTGGTGCCTGTGGCCAACCCCATCGGGTTGTCGCAGATGTTTCAAGCCACTCATCAGGGTCGGTTCGACTTTGCCAGCGGCAAGAATTTCAATCGGGATTTTCCTTCACTCGGCAAAGCGGTGGCTGCCCGTGTTGCCGGTCGCCTGAACGAAAATGCCAGCGATAACGTGAAGGTCATCAGAGCCGCCATGCACGAAGTGCTAAATGCGCTGGCTGAGCCGAAATCGACCCTCGAAGGTTTGCAACGCCATTTATTGACTCACGCCTGTGATGCAGATGTGGTCATTGATCTGCACTGTGATTTTGAATCCATTCTTTTGCTTTACAGCCTGCCTCAGCTTTGGGACTCACTTGAGCCATTGGCAAAACGGATCGGCGCCGGCGTGGCGTTACTGGCTGAAGCCGCAGGCGGCGATTCTTTTGACGAAGCATGCTCCACTCCCTGGCTTGAGCTGGCGAGGCAATTTCCAGAAGCGAGCATTCCCATGGCTTGCATCGCGACAACGGTAGAACTGGGCGGTATGGCGGACACAGGTCACGTCGAGGCCGAAGCGCATGCAGACGCCATCCTGGGATACCTGGGTGGCCTGGAGATGATCAGCGGCAACTGGCCTGATGTGCCTTCCTCCTCCTGTGAAGCCACACCCTTTGCAGGCGCGCAGTATGCTTATGCAACCCACGCCGGTGTCGTCTCGTTCCTGAAACCGTTGGGTGCCAGGGTCAGCAAAGGCGACGCGCTCTTTGACGTCTTCGATCCCATCACTGACCGCCATTCACGGGTGTGCGCCACCACAGACGGCGTGCTCTACGCCCGCGAGCGGTTGCGTTTTGCTCAACCAGGCCTTTGGCTGGCCAAGGTGGCGGGCAGCGAACCCATTCGCCAAGGGCGCCTTCTGACCGACTGA
- a CDS encoding MurR/RpiR family transcriptional regulator, which translates to MLQPSARNTTVYTAPIMRNLAEAAPDLQPSLRKVADFVLRHPLKAATLTIEELAQESLTSPAAVNRLARAIGLKGYTQLKAELVATLQDMVSPVDKLRNEMAQRPSGEFGLAEQIQIATSNLSRTNANNPSELFDAFVGALIQARKIYILGFGNSAYMAGLAASNLIPFIADAQAISMEGGNENAAYRLASITPDDVLLAISLPRYSQDTLQLARFAKERGASVLAITDSPASPLANIAHHTLFAEASHPVLISSNAAVLALIEGLVAAVMTRNKEAVRLSAELTESVLSYLHVSAKPNLANKRKPLGR; encoded by the coding sequence ATGCTCCAACCTTCCGCCCGCAATACCACCGTTTATACAGCCCCCATCATGCGCAACCTCGCCGAGGCTGCGCCAGACCTGCAACCTTCGCTGCGCAAGGTGGCGGACTTTGTTCTGCGTCATCCACTCAAGGCCGCGACCCTGACCATCGAAGAACTGGCGCAGGAGTCTCTGACTTCACCGGCAGCAGTCAATCGGCTGGCGCGGGCCATCGGCCTGAAGGGCTATACACAATTAAAGGCCGAGTTGGTCGCGACTCTGCAGGACATGGTGTCCCCGGTCGACAAACTGCGCAATGAGATGGCGCAGCGGCCTTCGGGCGAATTCGGATTGGCCGAACAAATTCAAATCGCGACCAGCAATCTGAGCAGAACCAACGCGAACAATCCCTCGGAGTTATTCGACGCCTTCGTCGGTGCCCTGATTCAGGCGCGCAAGATTTACATCCTGGGCTTCGGCAACAGCGCATACATGGCAGGACTGGCCGCCTCAAACCTGATCCCGTTCATTGCTGATGCACAGGCAATCAGCATGGAAGGCGGCAACGAGAACGCAGCCTATCGGTTGGCGTCCATCACGCCCGACGACGTACTGCTGGCCATCTCACTGCCCCGCTACTCTCAGGACACCCTGCAATTAGCGAGATTTGCCAAAGAACGCGGCGCCTCAGTTCTGGCTATCACAGACTCGCCCGCCTCCCCGTTGGCCAATATTGCTCATCACACACTGTTCGCCGAAGCCAGCCATCCGGTACTGATCAGCTCAAACGCTGCCGTGCTGGCACTGATCGAGGGATTGGTCGCTGCCGTCATGACGCGCAACAAGGAGGCGGTCAGACTGTCGGCGGAGCTCACCGAGAGTGTGCTCTCCTACCTGCACGTATCTGCCAAACCCAATCTGGCAAACAAGAGAAAACCGCTCGGCCGCTGA
- a CDS encoding ABC transporter substrate-binding protein — translation MKTIALLGAVALTAMSTLGMAEEQTLRIGIEAAYPPFASKTADGAITGFDYDIGNALCEKMAVKCVWTEQQFDGLIPSLKVRKIDAILSSMSITADRLKSVDFSKKYYHTPGKLAMKAGTVINDPLVDLKGKRVGVQRASTYDRYATDNFAPAGIEVVRYGSQSEAFLDLTSGRLDATLADIVNIDEGFIKTDAGKGFALVGPDFTDSKYFGNGAGIAVRKGDSVTAEKLNAAIDAVRADGTYQKIQNKYFSFDIYGG, via the coding sequence ATGAAAACAATCGCACTGCTGGGTGCCGTGGCGCTGACTGCCATGAGCACGTTGGGGATGGCAGAAGAACAGACCCTGCGCATCGGCATCGAAGCCGCCTATCCGCCCTTCGCGTCCAAAACAGCTGACGGCGCGATCACCGGCTTCGACTACGACATCGGGAATGCGCTGTGCGAGAAAATGGCGGTGAAATGCGTATGGACCGAACAACAGTTCGACGGGTTGATCCCATCACTGAAGGTTCGCAAGATCGACGCGATCCTCTCGTCCATGTCGATCACGGCCGACCGCCTAAAATCGGTCGATTTCAGCAAAAAGTACTATCACACGCCCGGCAAACTGGCGATGAAGGCTGGCACCGTCATCAACGATCCGCTGGTGGACCTCAAAGGCAAGCGAGTCGGGGTTCAACGCGCCTCTACCTACGATCGCTATGCGACTGACAACTTCGCCCCGGCGGGCATTGAGGTCGTGCGCTACGGCTCCCAAAGTGAAGCGTTCCTGGACCTGACATCCGGTCGCCTCGACGCCACCCTCGCCGACATCGTCAACATCGATGAAGGCTTCATCAAGACTGACGCTGGCAAGGGCTTCGCGTTGGTGGGTCCCGACTTCACCGACAGCAAATACTTCGGTAACGGCGCAGGTATTGCTGTGCGCAAAGGCGATTCGGTAACCGCTGAAAAACTCAACGCAGCAATCGACGCCGTTCGCGCTGACGGCACTTACCAAAAAATCCAGAACAAGTATTTCAGCTTCGACATCTACGGCGGCTGA